A single Methanocalculus alkaliphilus DNA region contains:
- a CDS encoding ATP-binding protein yields the protein TIFTSNKSFGNWGEIFQDQVIAAALLDRILHHCRTVNIRGESYRMKDRKSHKLWVNKHESAE from the coding sequence AACGATCTTCACCTCGAACAAATCGTTTGGTAACTGGGGGGAGATCTTCCAGGATCAGGTAATTGCCGCAGCACTTCTGGATCGAATCCTGCATCATTGTAGAACAGTGAATATCCGGGGAGAGAGTTATCGTATGAAAGACAGAAAGAGCCACAAATTATGGGTGAACAAGCATGAATCG